One part of the Aliivibrio fischeri ATCC 7744 = JCM 18803 = DSM 507 genome encodes these proteins:
- a CDS encoding MFS transporter — MEKTTSTQSQSGLLIPVIALSLFAIASGYLMSLIPLMLSQYGIEAKYASWLASAFYAGLLVGAGVIEPFVARLGHKNSFVLFLALLAATIIALPAIPDELFWMVARFVAGIAVAGVFVVVESWLLIGDAESRPKRLGLYMGALYGGSSLGQLGIGFIGIEGLLPYYMIIGLIMMAIACLLFGKGAQPQVQHHNVLNFKQILKLNKASIMGCVVSGLLLGAVYGLMPLELKHRNINTAQIGSLMALIVLGGMAVQPIVSYLSKHFAKTLLMALFCILGVFSVGLTALSDHAAVLAVALVLLGMAAFALYPIAISLGCDQLDESYIVSATQVMLFSYSIGSVCGPVMANTLMNTAEGLMSYLFAILLATAIYMIFANIRQHRPMVAGE; from the coding sequence GTGGAAAAAACAACATCAACTCAATCACAATCTGGTCTACTTATTCCTGTGATTGCTCTCTCTTTATTTGCTATTGCATCAGGGTATTTAATGAGCTTAATCCCCCTAATGCTAAGTCAATATGGGATTGAGGCGAAATACGCCAGTTGGTTAGCCAGTGCTTTTTATGCAGGTCTACTTGTTGGTGCCGGTGTTATCGAACCTTTTGTGGCTCGTTTAGGCCATAAAAACTCATTCGTTTTATTCTTAGCTCTGCTTGCTGCAACAATTATAGCTCTTCCTGCTATTCCTGATGAATTATTTTGGATGGTAGCAAGATTCGTTGCTGGTATTGCCGTCGCTGGTGTATTTGTTGTTGTTGAGTCTTGGCTGTTAATTGGTGATGCAGAAAGCCGACCAAAACGCTTAGGTTTATACATGGGCGCACTTTATGGCGGTTCATCTCTAGGACAACTTGGTATCGGTTTTATTGGTATTGAAGGTCTATTACCGTATTACATGATCATCGGCCTAATCATGATGGCCATTGCTTGTTTATTATTTGGTAAAGGTGCACAACCTCAAGTTCAACACCACAATGTTTTGAACTTCAAACAAATACTAAAACTAAACAAAGCTTCTATCATGGGTTGTGTTGTGTCTGGTCTATTACTGGGTGCAGTGTATGGTCTAATGCCATTAGAATTGAAACATCGCAACATTAACACTGCGCAAATTGGTAGTCTTATGGCGCTGATCGTTCTTGGTGGTATGGCAGTACAACCGATTGTTTCTTATTTATCGAAACATTTTGCTAAAACGCTACTAATGGCTCTATTTTGTATTTTAGGTGTTTTCTCTGTTGGTTTAACTGCATTGAGTGATCACGCAGCTGTACTGGCAGTAGCTTTAGTTCTTCTTGGTATGGCTGCGTTTGCACTTTACCCAATTGCGATCTCACTTGGCTGTGATCAACTGGATGAATCTTATATTGTGTCTGCAACACAAGTAATGCTTTTTAGCTACAGTATTGGTTCGGTATGTGGCCCTGTTATGGCAAATACATTAATGAACACTGCCGAAGGTCTTATGAGCTACTTATTTGCGATCTTATTAGCAACAGCTATTTACATGATCTTCGCTAATATTCGTCAACACCGCCCAATGGTTGCAGGCGAATAA
- a CDS encoding carboxylate/amino acid/amine transporter, whose amino-acid sequence MSYLLSITLLWAFSFSLIGVYLAGQVDAWFSVLMRIGLATLVFLPFLRPKNISLNTALKLMAIGAIQLGGMYVFYYQSFLYLTVPEVLLFTVMTPIYITLLNDAFEGKFHSHFMISAVIATLGAIAIRYNGIDAGFLLGFGLVQGANLCFATGQVCYKRLMKDQEIEQKTVFGFFFIGAFIVASTCYLLFGNSEKLPTTSVQWGVLIYLGVIASGMGYFMWNKGATLVNVGVLAVMNNLLIPAGILVNLLIWNRDADILRLSIGGALILLALLVNQKLEKRHHQS is encoded by the coding sequence ATGTCATATTTACTTTCAATTACTCTACTATGGGCTTTTTCATTTAGCCTTATCGGCGTATATTTAGCTGGCCAAGTTGATGCTTGGTTTTCTGTGCTAATGCGTATTGGTTTAGCTACCTTAGTTTTTCTTCCTTTCCTACGCCCAAAAAATATCTCATTGAATACAGCGCTTAAATTAATGGCTATTGGTGCTATTCAATTAGGGGGAATGTATGTCTTCTACTACCAATCCTTCTTATACCTTACCGTTCCTGAAGTTTTGCTTTTTACTGTGATGACCCCTATTTATATCACTTTATTAAATGATGCATTTGAAGGTAAATTTCATTCGCATTTTATGATCAGTGCCGTAATCGCAACACTAGGAGCGATTGCCATTCGATATAATGGGATTGATGCAGGTTTTTTATTAGGGTTTGGACTCGTTCAAGGGGCAAACCTTTGTTTTGCGACAGGACAAGTTTGCTATAAACGTTTAATGAAAGATCAAGAAATTGAACAAAAAACAGTTTTTGGTTTCTTCTTTATAGGCGCATTTATTGTTGCCAGTACTTGTTATTTATTATTCGGAAATAGCGAAAAGCTGCCAACAACATCCGTTCAGTGGGGAGTATTAATTTATCTTGGCGTGATAGCATCAGGCATGGGGTATTTTATGTGGAATAAAGGTGCAACACTGGTGAATGTTGGTGTGTTAGCCGTAATGAATAATCTACTTATTCCTGCGGGTATCTTAGTAAATCTATTAATATGGAATCGAGATGCGGATATTCTAAGGTTGAGCATTGGCGGTGCTTTAATTTTATTGGCGCTTCTTGTGAATCAGAAATTAGAAAAAAGACATCATCAATCTTAA
- a CDS encoding DUF333 domain-containing protein: MLKKTVITISMLLALAACSSSETPEPTKADATNPAATFCAERGTYDLETGNCTLGNGDVVNAWEYYRNHKQSMTKPVGKPNPAAAYCVEQEGTYNLDDSTCVLKTGEMVNAWDFFRSSQK; this comes from the coding sequence ATGCTTAAAAAAACAGTAATTACGATTTCAATGCTATTAGCACTAGCTGCATGCAGTTCATCTGAAACTCCAGAACCAACAAAAGCAGATGCAACCAACCCTGCTGCAACATTTTGTGCTGAGCGTGGCACCTATGATTTAGAAACAGGTAATTGTACATTAGGTAACGGCGATGTCGTTAACGCTTGGGAATACTACCGTAACCACAAACAATCAATGACTAAACCTGTTGGAAAGCCTAATCCTGCTGCTGCATATTGTGTTGAACAAGAAGGCACATATAACTTAGATGACAGCACATGTGTATTAAAGACGGGTGAAATGGTTAACGCTTGGGATTTCTTCCGTAGCAGCCAGAAATAA
- a CDS encoding cystatin domain-containing protein, which yields MNKSVIIAITSALFIAGCSTQSEKTPAVSSDNINPICNVDNNMAGGWTTSTVTPEAKEAVEYVLSMMNTSAKLKQIVDVKTQVVNGINYAIDFELDDGQVWNTRVYRSLKGQYQMTQPAQQGSMTQDCQ from the coding sequence ATGAATAAATCAGTAATAATTGCAATAACCTCAGCATTATTTATCGCAGGGTGTTCAACTCAATCAGAAAAAACACCAGCGGTTTCATCAGATAATATCAATCCAATTTGTAATGTAGATAATAATATGGCAGGTGGATGGACAACATCTACCGTAACACCGGAAGCAAAAGAAGCGGTTGAGTACGTTTTAAGCATGATGAATACATCAGCTAAACTTAAACAAATAGTAGATGTAAAAACTCAGGTAGTGAATGGCATTAATTACGCGATTGATTTTGAGCTTGATGACGGTCAAGTCTGGAATACTCGTGTATATCGCAGCCTTAAAGGTCAATATCAAATGACTCAACCTGCTCAGCAAGGCAGCATGACTCAAGATTGCCAATAA
- a CDS encoding bifunctional diguanylate cyclase/phosphodiesterase, whose product MLHKSDKRLLTFISLMPIALIGIFTLVLNAIVIHENQTKVGSLIESLYSDALTQEKGRVKQQVDSIYEQIIYEDNLAEQTLKKSIQHRIDDAYGVIRFIYQQNEEKTKPEIIKLIADALRQTRFNDGRGYFFIYDMNGTNLMHPIFPEYEGKNLINFTDIHGKRVVEDHVKMMREKGEGFSQWWYPKPDNKDEAFEKIGYAKYFEPLDIYIGTGEYVVDVEEDIQQILLAWISEVRYGDDGYIFVFDHSGNILSHQDKSLINTNIYNKTDINPYEFMNTLNSKFDDNNSRFSKYLNRLDAFNNGSDSQLSYIKKYDKWDWVISGGVYTDTNKRLLEKKERILIQQNQEELKKILLLTLTLALILTLLSLSVSKYVAMRFNKFQDRICNDFEVLEKTKNKMQYMALHDGLTQLPNRVMLESRIEEEIVKAQQSGKMIALMFVDLDDFKKVNDHYGHDVGDRLLTLISSRFSHFIEKDEMVARFGGDEFVFCFSNLTSQQDAELWVEKIQSVFEDVFSINGKEITTGCSIGVAMYPKDATCSSELISKADIVLYKSKDVHKGASLFFDKSIDEQVSYEFSLEEELKSALDKREITLVYQPQIDTKTGEIYGVEVLSRWCNNKLGSVSPVQFIAVAEEIGMIDQLGDFVLQQACEDIQEVMPNGTNAIMLSINISPKQLIRKGFVSRIMKIVSRTGIDVSRITFEITENILISDLKSVSPILLELQKLGFGISLDDFGTGYSSLSYLNILPITEIKIDRSFVSSLFTNDQSESLIKAIIAIGASCQMTVVAEGVETKEQLEKLKEYQCDLVQGYYLDKPLSISELKAKYA is encoded by the coding sequence ATGTTGCATAAGTCTGATAAAAGGCTGTTGACTTTTATTTCGTTAATGCCGATTGCTTTAATTGGTATCTTTACTTTGGTTTTAAACGCGATTGTAATTCATGAGAATCAAACCAAAGTTGGCTCATTAATAGAATCATTATATTCGGATGCACTTACGCAAGAAAAAGGTCGTGTAAAGCAACAAGTTGATAGTATTTATGAACAAATTATTTATGAAGATAATTTGGCAGAACAAACGCTAAAAAAATCAATTCAACATCGTATAGACGATGCCTACGGTGTTATTCGTTTTATATATCAACAAAATGAAGAAAAAACCAAACCTGAAATAATAAAGTTAATAGCAGATGCTCTGCGTCAAACTCGTTTTAACGATGGTCGAGGTTACTTTTTTATCTATGACATGAATGGTACAAATTTAATGCATCCTATTTTTCCTGAATATGAAGGGAAGAATCTGATTAATTTTACGGATATTCACGGCAAAAGAGTCGTAGAAGATCATGTGAAAATGATGAGAGAAAAAGGAGAAGGTTTCAGTCAGTGGTGGTACCCAAAACCAGATAACAAAGATGAAGCTTTTGAAAAAATAGGCTATGCAAAATACTTTGAACCATTAGATATATATATTGGTACAGGAGAATATGTTGTTGATGTTGAAGAAGATATACAACAAATATTACTTGCATGGATATCTGAGGTTCGATATGGCGATGACGGTTATATATTTGTTTTTGATCATTCAGGCAACATCTTATCTCATCAAGATAAAAGTTTAATAAATACTAATATTTATAATAAAACGGATATTAATCCTTATGAATTTATGAATACGTTAAATTCAAAATTTGATGATAATAACAGCCGCTTCTCTAAGTATTTAAATCGACTTGATGCATTTAATAATGGTTCTGATTCTCAGCTAAGCTATATAAAAAAATACGATAAATGGGATTGGGTGATTAGTGGTGGAGTTTATACTGATACAAATAAGCGTCTTTTAGAGAAAAAAGAAAGAATATTAATTCAGCAAAATCAAGAAGAGTTGAAGAAAATACTATTACTAACATTAACCTTGGCGTTGATTCTTACCTTATTATCATTGAGTGTTAGTAAATATGTTGCGATGCGCTTTAATAAATTTCAAGATCGAATTTGTAATGATTTTGAAGTGTTAGAGAAAACAAAAAATAAAATGCAATACATGGCTCTACATGATGGATTAACGCAATTACCAAATAGGGTCATGCTAGAGTCAAGAATTGAAGAAGAAATTGTTAAAGCTCAGCAATCAGGAAAGATGATAGCTTTAATGTTTGTTGATTTAGATGATTTTAAAAAAGTGAATGATCATTATGGGCATGATGTTGGCGATAGATTATTAACGTTAATTAGCTCTAGATTCAGTCATTTTATTGAAAAAGACGAAATGGTCGCACGCTTTGGTGGAGATGAATTTGTTTTTTGTTTTTCTAATTTAACGTCTCAACAAGATGCTGAATTATGGGTTGAGAAGATTCAATCCGTTTTTGAAGATGTTTTCTCTATAAACGGTAAAGAAATTACAACTGGATGTAGTATTGGGGTAGCAATGTACCCTAAGGATGCGACTTGTTCTTCTGAGCTTATTTCTAAAGCTGATATTGTGCTTTATAAATCAAAAGATGTTCATAAAGGCGCATCACTTTTCTTTGATAAAAGCATTGATGAACAAGTGAGCTATGAATTTAGTTTAGAAGAGGAGCTAAAAAGTGCATTAGATAAACGTGAGATCACTTTAGTATATCAACCTCAAATTGATACCAAAACTGGTGAGATTTATGGTGTAGAGGTGCTTTCTCGATGGTGCAATAACAAATTAGGTTCTGTTTCTCCCGTTCAATTTATTGCTGTAGCAGAAGAAATAGGGATGATAGATCAGCTTGGCGATTTTGTTTTACAGCAAGCGTGTGAAGATATTCAAGAAGTGATGCCTAATGGTACGAATGCCATTATGCTTTCAATTAATATTTCACCTAAGCAATTAATTAGAAAGGGATTTGTATCTCGTATAATGAAGATTGTTTCGAGAACAGGTATTGATGTGTCACGGATCACCTTCGAAATAACAGAAAATATTCTAATCAGTGATTTAAAAAGTGTATCGCCCATTTTATTGGAACTACAGAAACTCGGATTTGGTATTTCATTAGATGATTTTGGTACCGGTTATTCATCGTTAAGCTATCTTAATATTTTACCGATTACAGAAATTAAGATTGATCGCTCTTTTGTAAGCAGTTTATTCACCAATGATCAAAGTGAATCTTTGATCAAAGCGATTATTGCTATCGGAGCTTCATGCCAAATGACGGTAGTGGCTGAAGGTGTTGAGACTAAAGAGCAATTAGAGAAATTAAAAGAATATCAATGTGATTTGGTTCAAGGGTATTACTTAGATAAACCACTTTCCATTAGTGAATTAAAAGCAAAGTACGCATAA
- a CDS encoding chitinase C-terminal domain-containing protein → MEHSNLRKKHNYKFALSTLTLSCLMAFNAQAAVDCSPLEAWDAGKVYNGGEEVKQGSNAYKAKYWTQNNDPATAGEWGAWQDLGVCSGEVPNEAPTVDLTSPSATEQLTTGDLVTLTASAADSDGNIVRVDFSVDGVVISSVTASPYSTTWTALEGNHTISAQSYDDKGSQSTVSSVAINVTNTPTDNIAPTATLSLSATNVELGSVVTLTADAVDSDGTIDKVDFYIDNTLVGTAATAPYTLQYTTTAVGSLSVYAKATDNLGATANSASANLTVTSSLPVADNCRPDGLYQTEGVTVPYCTIYDKEGREKMGADHPRRVIGYFTSWRDGGDEQNSYLVKDIPWEQLTHINYAFVSIGSDGKVNVGDVTDPNNAATGKEWAGVEIDPALGFKGHFGALATAKAKHGVKTLISIGGWAETGGHFGADGNRVADGGFYTMTTNADGSINHAAIEKFAASAVEMMRKYKFDGLDIDYEYPTSMAGAGNPDDKEFMEPRRQYLWASYQVLMKTLREKLDVASSQDDIHYMLTIAAPSSGYLLRGMETFDVTQYLDYVNIMSYDLHGAWNDHVGHNAALYDTGKDSELAQWNVYGTEAYGGIGYLNTDWAYHYFRGSMPAGRINIGVPYYTRGWQGVTGGENGLWGRAPLPDQAQCEPGTGEGEKNNCGYGALGIDNMWHDKNSYGQEMGAGSNPMWHAKNLQEGIFGSYANIYGLDPANDPADQLVGTYTRHYDSVAVAPWLWNAEKKVFLSTEDKDSINVKADYVIDQEIGGIMFWELAGDYSCYVLDANGNRTSVDATEAACQTGNGEYHMGNTMTKAIYEKFKSATPYGNTVATGAIPTETVDIAVNVGGFKVGDQNYPINPKVTFTNNTGQDIPGGTEFQFDIPVSAPDNAKDQSGGGLQVIASGHTRPNNIGGLDGTMHRVAFTLPAWKALPAGGVYELDMVYYLPISGPANYTVNINNVDYAFKFEQPDLPLADLSSGGNNGGGNGGTPDAGCDATGLVTYPDLPQKDWAGNPSHANTGDQVVHNNIIYQANWWTAAEPGSDGSWTKVCNL, encoded by the coding sequence ATGGAACATTCAAATTTAAGAAAAAAACATAATTATAAATTTGCTCTATCTACCCTAACCCTTTCTTGTTTAATGGCATTTAATGCTCAAGCGGCTGTAGATTGCTCGCCACTTGAAGCTTGGGATGCAGGGAAAGTGTACAATGGTGGAGAAGAAGTAAAACAAGGTTCTAATGCCTATAAGGCCAAATATTGGACTCAAAATAATGACCCCGCAACTGCTGGTGAATGGGGTGCATGGCAAGATCTCGGTGTATGTTCAGGAGAAGTACCAAATGAAGCGCCAACGGTAGATCTAACATCTCCTAGTGCAACGGAACAACTCACTACAGGTGACCTTGTCACGTTAACAGCATCAGCGGCTGATAGCGATGGCAATATAGTTCGCGTCGACTTCTCTGTTGATGGTGTCGTAATTAGCTCAGTAACAGCCTCTCCATACTCTACTACATGGACAGCTCTTGAAGGCAACCATACAATCAGTGCGCAATCTTATGATGATAAAGGAAGCCAAAGCACAGTAAGCTCTGTTGCAATTAATGTGACAAATACTCCTACTGACAATATCGCACCAACAGCGACGTTAAGCTTATCTGCAACAAATGTTGAACTTGGTTCTGTCGTTACACTAACAGCAGATGCCGTAGACTCAGATGGCACAATAGATAAAGTTGATTTTTATATCGATAACACTCTTGTTGGCACAGCTGCAACAGCACCTTATACCCTTCAGTACACTACAACGGCTGTAGGTTCTCTTTCTGTCTATGCTAAAGCGACAGACAATTTAGGCGCAACGGCAAATTCAGCTTCCGCTAATTTAACGGTTACAAGTTCATTGCCAGTTGCAGATAACTGTCGTCCTGATGGTTTATACCAAACAGAAGGCGTAACAGTGCCTTACTGTACTATCTATGATAAAGAAGGCCGTGAGAAAATGGGGGCTGACCACCCTCGTCGTGTGATCGGTTACTTTACAAGTTGGCGTGATGGCGGTGACGAACAAAATAGTTACTTGGTAAAAGATATCCCTTGGGAGCAACTAACCCATATTAACTACGCTTTCGTAAGCATTGGTTCAGATGGAAAAGTCAATGTAGGTGATGTTACCGACCCAAATAATGCAGCGACAGGTAAAGAGTGGGCAGGCGTTGAAATTGATCCTGCACTTGGATTTAAAGGCCACTTTGGTGCACTAGCAACAGCTAAAGCAAAACACGGCGTTAAAACATTAATATCGATTGGTGGCTGGGCTGAAACTGGTGGTCACTTCGGTGCTGATGGTAATCGTGTTGCAGATGGTGGTTTTTATACCATGACAACCAATGCAGATGGCAGCATCAACCACGCAGCTATCGAAAAATTTGCAGCATCAGCAGTTGAAATGATGCGTAAGTACAAATTTGATGGTTTAGACATCGATTATGAATATCCTACCTCAATGGCTGGTGCAGGTAATCCTGATGATAAAGAATTCATGGAACCTCGTCGCCAATACCTGTGGGCATCATATCAAGTTCTGATGAAAACATTACGTGAAAAACTGGATGTTGCATCTTCACAAGATGATATTCATTACATGCTAACGATCGCAGCACCATCATCTGGCTACTTATTACGTGGTATGGAAACGTTTGATGTTACGCAATACCTTGATTACGTAAATATCATGTCATACGACTTACATGGTGCATGGAACGACCATGTTGGTCACAATGCTGCACTATATGATACTGGTAAAGATTCTGAATTAGCTCAATGGAATGTTTATGGTACTGAAGCTTACGGTGGTATTGGTTACCTAAATACCGATTGGGCTTACCATTATTTCCGCGGTTCAATGCCTGCAGGTCGAATCAATATTGGTGTTCCTTATTATACTCGTGGCTGGCAAGGCGTAACTGGCGGTGAAAATGGCTTATGGGGTCGAGCTCCACTTCCAGATCAAGCTCAATGTGAACCAGGTACTGGTGAAGGTGAGAAAAACAATTGTGGTTACGGTGCACTAGGTATCGATAACATGTGGCATGATAAGAACTCATATGGCCAAGAAATGGGCGCAGGTTCTAACCCTATGTGGCATGCTAAAAACTTACAAGAAGGTATCTTTGGCTCTTACGCGAATATCTATGGTTTAGATCCAGCAAATGACCCTGCGGATCAATTAGTGGGCACTTATACTCGCCACTATGACAGCGTTGCTGTCGCACCATGGTTATGGAATGCAGAGAAAAAAGTCTTCTTATCAACAGAAGATAAAGATTCTATCAACGTAAAAGCGGACTACGTTATCGACCAAGAGATTGGTGGCATCATGTTCTGGGAACTGGCTGGGGATTACAGCTGTTACGTACTGGATGCAAATGGTAATCGTACTTCTGTAGATGCAACTGAAGCGGCTTGTCAAACAGGTAATGGTGAATACCACATGGGTAACACCATGACGAAAGCGATTTATGAGAAATTTAAATCAGCAACACCATATGGCAATACCGTAGCTACAGGAGCTATTCCAACAGAAACGGTTGATATTGCTGTAAACGTAGGCGGTTTTAAAGTGGGTGATCAAAACTACCCAATTAATCCAAAAGTGACGTTCACAAACAACACAGGTCAAGATATTCCTGGAGGAACTGAGTTCCAGTTCGATATTCCAGTATCAGCTCCTGATAATGCGAAAGATCAATCTGGTGGTGGTTTACAAGTCATCGCTTCTGGTCATACTCGTCCAAACAATATTGGTGGTTTAGATGGAACAATGCACCGTGTTGCTTTCACTCTTCCAGCATGGAAAGCACTACCAGCAGGCGGCGTGTATGAACTGGATATGGTTTACTATCTACCAATTTCTGGTCCAGCAAACTATACAGTCAATATTAACAACGTTGATTATGCCTTCAAGTTTGAGCAACCAGATTTACCTCTAGCGGATTTAAGCTCTGGTGGTAACAATGGTGGTGGTAATGGCGGCACACCTGATGCGGGCTGTGATGCTACAGGACTTGTTACTTATCCAGATCTTCCACAAAAAGATTGGGCAGGTAACCCTAGCCACGCAAATACTGGAGATCAAGTAGTTCACAATAACATTATTTACCAAGCAAATTGGTGGACAGCAGCAGAACCAGGAAGTGACGGCAGTTGGACTAAAGTGTGTAACTTATAA
- a CDS encoding methyl-accepting chemotaxis protein, translating into MGLLLQYYRNSLQLRYQLMVPFIGTFIIFFCSATFLHTNLIRTENNIMSSMVSNTISEDYIELDNLFSRLRTAAIRSEMFDPERGQKEYNEAYPKILEDKDKVITRLRNMGELSRQDLNDLERISQSFDEFHSISKKMIDEKVDGHNIFLNVLPWLAPYLENLDVNHHPSNVDEWPIIRDKLSVISEGIGYKSSGVFYLRLQEDGDELHALLDQMEELIEPMYKGPALKKLQSEFLDVWRKELRTLESITARWVGYQAKRAEIRAEARQLIDNSVANSKKYLENNFNNTIENAENSIVVNIVGLLIGAVLASILVTILTRIIITQLNSVQSVIRGLAERNLVFHTSLKGVNEVSQLGENTDITINTLRGTIKDLNSHGQELASASLQLRSVMELSAENSSVQNDQVSMIAAAITELSASANQVEASAKAAETRMSGVQELCRLEMRSSRENGDRASALQEQLNDTSLVVEHLNKECEQIGNVIAVIQNISEQTNLLALNAAIEAARAGEMGRGFAVVADEVRVLATRTQDSTETIQRIIEQLQSKSTDAQQNMQRCLSMIDETAASVLQSRDQLSSMNEAMDELSQSNAEVATAVSEQSRTMVEISENITTIRDITNQNVAGIEEATVTSTHLSELAEKQQQQLATFRVD; encoded by the coding sequence ATGGGTTTACTCCTTCAATATTATCGTAATTCTTTACAGCTACGTTATCAGCTAATGGTTCCATTTATTGGTACCTTCATAATATTCTTTTGTAGTGCTACATTTTTGCATACAAACCTTATCCGCACAGAAAATAATATTATGTCTTCAATGGTGAGTAATACTATTTCTGAAGACTATATTGAACTTGATAACTTGTTTTCGAGATTAAGAACTGCTGCAATTCGTAGTGAAATGTTCGATCCTGAGAGAGGACAAAAGGAATATAACGAAGCTTACCCTAAGATCTTAGAAGATAAAGACAAAGTGATTACTCGTTTAAGAAATATGGGGGAGTTAAGTCGTCAGGACCTGAATGATTTAGAAAGAATTTCACAATCTTTTGATGAGTTTCATTCTATTTCAAAAAAGATGATTGATGAAAAAGTAGATGGGCATAATATATTTTTAAATGTGTTACCGTGGTTAGCTCCTTATCTTGAGAATTTAGACGTGAATCATCATCCTTCAAATGTAGACGAATGGCCGATTATTCGTGATAAGTTATCGGTGATATCTGAAGGAATTGGGTATAAATCTTCGGGGGTGTTCTATTTACGTCTTCAAGAAGATGGTGATGAGCTTCACGCATTGCTAGACCAAATGGAAGAATTGATTGAACCAATGTATAAGGGACCAGCGTTAAAGAAATTACAAAGCGAATTTCTTGATGTATGGCGTAAAGAATTAAGAACATTAGAAAGCATAACTGCGCGTTGGGTTGGATATCAGGCTAAGCGTGCTGAAATTAGAGCAGAAGCTAGGCAATTAATTGATAATTCAGTTGCAAACAGCAAAAAATACTTAGAAAACAACTTCAATAATACAATAGAAAATGCAGAAAATAGTATTGTTGTTAATATTGTTGGGTTATTAATTGGTGCAGTGTTAGCATCTATTTTAGTGACGATTTTAACCCGTATCATTATTACTCAATTAAATTCAGTACAAAGTGTTATCCGTGGTTTGGCTGAGCGTAATTTAGTATTTCATACCAGTTTAAAAGGTGTGAATGAAGTTTCTCAGCTTGGTGAGAATACCGATATAACGATTAATACGCTAAGAGGAACAATTAAAGATCTTAACTCGCATGGTCAAGAATTGGCATCTGCATCATTACAATTGCGTTCAGTTATGGAATTAAGTGCAGAAAACAGCAGTGTTCAAAATGATCAAGTGAGCATGATTGCTGCGGCAATTACTGAATTATCGGCATCTGCAAATCAAGTTGAAGCATCTGCGAAGGCGGCGGAAACAAGAATGAGTGGTGTACAAGAGCTATGTCGCTTAGAAATGCGTTCTTCACGTGAGAATGGTGATCGCGCCAGTGCTTTGCAAGAGCAATTAAATGATACGTCTTTAGTTGTTGAGCATCTAAACAAAGAATGTGAGCAAATTGGTAATGTTATTGCGGTGATTCAGAATATTTCTGAGCAAACTAACTTGCTTGCACTTAATGCTGCGATTGAAGCTGCTCGAGCTGGTGAAATGGGACGTGGTTTTGCTGTGGTTGCAGATGAAGTTCGAGTACTAGCAACAAGGACTCAAGACTCAACGGAAACCATTCAACGAATTATTGAACAATTGCAAAGTAAATCGACAGATGCGCAGCAAAATATGCAACGTTGTTTATCTATGATTGATGAAACTGCAGCGTCAGTATTACAGTCACGAGATCAATTATCGTCGATGAATGAAGCGATGGATGAATTATCACAATCGAATGCTGAAGTAGCGACAGCGGTTTCCGAACAATCACGTACTATGGTTGAAATTAGCGAGAATATTACGACAATTCGAGACATTACTAACCAAAATGTAGCGGGTATTGAAGAAGCAACAGTGACAAGTACACACCTATCAGAGCTAGCTGAAAAACAACAGCAACAATTGGCTACTTTTAGAGTCGATTAA